A genomic segment from Nicotiana tabacum cultivar K326 chromosome 9, ASM71507v2, whole genome shotgun sequence encodes:
- the LOC107787447 gene encoding transcription factor IBH1-like 1, with amino-acid sequence MRNPSSLKQEFLKKWIKGLQICSATKKKMSIIERKKAIKLSADIAMASTRKFTTYWSHSLLANASKDDTNKIIINNILGNDDISKRSMIFKKSSMGLLAMSQKIIRCKKIVTKSCKISRQRRQLNFSPKQVEVGCTISRKGRKMISPISIARKLVKKRTQILKSLIPGGEYMDNVSLIKETLDYILSLRVQVDVMRHLANASEITNPKTSL; translated from the coding sequence ATGAGGAATCCTAGTTCACTCAAGCAAGAATTTCTCAAGAAATGGATAAAGGGTCTACAAATATGCAGTGcaacaaagaaaaaaatgagCATAATTGAGAGAAAAAAAGCTATAAAATTATCTGCAGATATAGCAATGGCTTCAACAAGAAAATTTACAACTTATTGGAGTCATTCCCTTTTGGCCAATGCTTCAAAAGATGACACTAAcaaaataatcataaataatattcTTGGAAATGATGATATTTCTAAGAGATCAATGATATTCAAGAAATCATCAATGGGGTTATTGGCTATGTCTCAAAAGATTATTAGATGCAAGAAAATTGTAACCAAAAGTTGCAAGATTTCAAGACAACGACGGCAGCTAAActtcagtcccaaacaagttgagGTCGGCTGTACGATTTCAAGAAAAGGTAGAAAAATGATCTCTCCAATTTCTATAGCAAGAAAATTGGTGAAAAAGAGAACTCAAATTCTTAAAAGTCTTATTCCTGGTGGAGAATATATGGATAATGTTTCTTTAATTAAAGAAACCCTAGATTATATCCTTTCACTTAGGGTTCAAGTTGATGTTATGAGACATCTTGCTAATGCTAGTGAGATTACTAATCCTAAAACATCTTTatag